One window of Centropristis striata isolate RG_2023a ecotype Rhode Island chromosome 21, C.striata_1.0, whole genome shotgun sequence genomic DNA carries:
- the LOC131959022 gene encoding transmembrane protein 238-like, which translates to MSTTVQIEPVMEKRYGGVGRCKCSFWFAVAHDIIGVFIMMVGVFGGLVIHDLFIYAGAIVIFLSLIWWVFWYSGNIDVPPEELEDDVGMMKLKNRGLSRAVRRVSDRLSSTIRNSFRKNGRSYREDPTGNNRPGAEVSLSTIYDSTIASSSSSKELVRETLSI; encoded by the coding sequence ATGTCAACAACTGTACAGATAGAGCCGGTCATGGAGAAAAGGTACGGAGGAGTTGGCCGCTGCAAGTGCTCCTTCTGGTTCGCAGTCGCCCACGACATAATCGGCGTCTTCATCATGATGGTCGGGGTGTTCGGAGGGCTGGTCATCCACGATCTGTTCATCTACGCGGGGGCTATCGTCATCTTCCTCAGCCTCATCTGGTGGGTGTTCTGGTACTCCGGGAACATCGACGTGCCGCCCGAGGAGCTGGAGGACGACGTGGGCATGATGAAGCTGAAGAACCGAGGACTCAGCCGGGCCGTGAGGCGCGTGTCTGACCGCCTCTCCAGCACCATCAGGAACTCTTTCAGAAAGAACGGCAGGTCTTATAGAGAAGACCCCACAGGGAACAACAGACCTGGAGCAGAAGTTTCCCTCTCCACCATCTACGACAGCACCATcgcctcctcatcatcatcaaaagAACTTGTGAGAGAGACATTATCGATATGA
- the rsl1d1 gene encoding ribosomal L1 domain-containing protein 1 — translation MAEGAEVVLDRSQAKKAVQALQAFLKTKSTSDSLFLDETQQISLLFTLWKVPKKAQSIRIPLPHGQRLDTDDICLFTRDEPKMTSEQTQRFYKKMLEEKGVKNITEIIPYKVLRTEYKPFEAKRRLLGNFDLFLSDDRVRRLLPSHIGKHFYQRKKEPLSVNLQSKNLARDIQRVIQGTSLKVTNRGCCCMARVANASMSADEVTDNIEATVQTVVAKLRTKEPLIKLIHLKSETSVALPIYTSDLKHISLVEGGQEQTKTPKKQQAAGKKKAKQLKAEATEKTETTGEEEEEIPQLVPIATPSKKPKLAKPAKKKKKQQLEKAPKPAAAKKGKKSPNKLTKKATKTDSKVKRKMPKVK, via the exons ATGGCTGAAGGAGCAGAAGTTGTGTTAGACCGCTCACAG GCGAAGAAGGCCGTCCAGGCTCTGCAGGCTTTCCTCAAAACCAAGTCGACCAGTGACTCCCTGTTCCTGGACGAGACTCAACAGATCAGCCTGCTCTTCACCCTGTGGAAGGTCCCCAAGAAGGCTCAGTCCATCCGCAT TCCCCTGCCCCATGGCCAGAGACTGGACACAGACGACATCTGTCTCTTCACCAGAGATGAGCCCAAGATGACGTCAGAGCAGACCCAGAGGTTTTATAAGAAGATGCTCGAGGAGAAGGGAGTGAAAAACATCACAGAG ATCATCCCGTACAAGGTCCTGAGGACGGAGTACAAACCGTTTGAAGCAAAGCGACGTCTGCTGGGAAACTTCGACCTCTTCCTGTCTGACGACCGCGTCCGCCGCCTGCTGCCTTCCCACATTGGAAAACATTTCTACCAGAGGAAAAA AGAGCCTCTGTCTGTGAACCTGCAGAGCAAAAATCTGGCCAGAGACATCCAGAGAGTGATCCAGGGCACCAGCCTGAAGGTGACCAACAGAGGCTGCTGCTG CATGGCACGTGTTGCCAACGCCAGCATGTCTGCAGACGAGGTGACTGATAACATCGAGGCCACCGTCCAGACGGTGGTGGCCAAACTCCGCACG AAAGAACCTCTGATAAAACTCATCCACTTGAAGAGTGAAACATCAGTGGCCCTGCCCATCTacacctcagacctgaagcacATCAGTCTGGTGGAGGGGGGGCAGGAACAGACCAAGACCCCCAAGAAACAG CAAGCTGCTGGCAAAAAGAAGGCAAAGCAGCTGAAGGCAGAGGCCACCGAGAAAACAGAAACCAccggagaggaagaggaagaaatcCCACAGCTGGTTCCCATAGCAACACCTAGCAAAAAGCCTAAGCTGGCG aAACcagcgaagaagaagaagaagcagcagctggAGAAGGCTCCTAAACCTGCTGCagcgaaaaaaggaaaaaaatcaccaaacaaACTGACCAAGAAGGCAACCAAGACCGACTCCAAAGTAAAAAGGAAGATGCCGAAAGTGAAATGA
- the LOC131959026 gene encoding phosphoinositide-interacting protein-like, translating into MRQQFCDATMEAIGETSFPDDSRSQSLCPDSLTGWAHLHKAIIVMVMGSLMCAAGGLLFLLQSLGATEAPRSVASACLSIGLMFVVMGLVWIPILKEKQRRKGYSQGT; encoded by the coding sequence ATGCGGCAACAGTTCTGTGACGCAACCATGGAAGCAATTGGAGAAACTTCATTTCCAGATGACTCCAGGAGTCAGAGCTTGTGTCCAGACTCTCTCACAGGCTGGGCCCACCTCCACAAGGCCAtcatagtgatggtgatggGCTCTCTGATGTGTGCTGCCGGCGggctcctcttcctgctccagTCGCTAGGGGCGACCGAGGCGCCCCGCTCCGTCGCCTCCGCCTGCCTGTCCATCGGGCTGATGTTTGTTGTGATGGGGCTGGTGTGGATCCCCATACTGAAGgagaagcagaggaggaagGGCTACAGCCAGGGGACTTAA